TAAGGATATTAAGCCCGGGCGGGaaaaacattcttataaaaaagagTGTACTAGTGAAATCAGAAGCATATAAGACTATAACTCCGAAGCGTCTAACTTCCCCTTATCTGTTTAGTTATATGCTTCTGATGAAATTTAACTTCCTGCATATGACAAAATCAGCGTGACAAAATCATTGAGGGAACTTCCATCACATTCAGGAGCATGGGAAATctggagaaaattaaaactcTTATTTAGCTGCAATAAAGAGCTTTAAGTTTCTAAAAAGGGTTGAAGAAAATGCTCtcgcatcagagggcaaatcctgccgaccataAACAAAAACCAAAGGAGAAAAATCAATATGTGTGTCATGACCTCAAAgcgacaaaaataacaaatttatttgctcagtcaaaatttAGAACCCTCTAgagtataatctacccgctagaGAAAGAACACTTACTGATACAcgcatcattttggcgggaagtAAAAGTCGAGTGTTGCCCACGACcttcttttaaataaaaacaattcaaaCGAGAGCGGGAAGAGCGATTTTCACAGTGACTTCTCGAGTATGCGTAGTTCATGAGACGACCCCTTTAAGTACGTCTGAACGACGCACTTAACAGAAGACGTTAATGACGTCACACGTTAAATGTATTGTCTATAGCATAAAAAGGGCCAATCATGATTAGCCATAGCACATTTTTTAAAGATCCTCTGAAAGGCTAATGAAAAATTTAGGGAGCCGATCGTTAAATTCTGCTCCAATCGTTAACAATAGAGAATCAACCTTTTCGATAACTTGACTATCTCATTTCCATTTTACAAAAGAAATGCCGCTATTGTTGAAGCAATAACTGCTAGTCAAACAAACAATCGCTCCCAATGATGAATCAGCTCATTTACTGGCTCTTAATGTCAATATCTTGCGTGAGAACTGGGACACTTGGTAAgagttcagtttatttgaataGATAGACAAGAATTTCACGGACGATTTTTATTCTAGGGTAAAGTTATCAGGTCTCATATTCAATTCATTTTTATCacatagttttgtagttttagTGATTTCCAAATCTTGAAATCGCTTCTTGATTTACCGTCGCAGCAATTACAATAAATAATTAGTTGCCTAAATCTCCCTCCAACCTTTTTGGAAAGTAGTCTTTAAgtgcattattattatcattatttttaatttttatttttaaccaaattAATTAGATAATTAACTGAGAGGTTAATGTCTGGAAATTGATGTGAGGTGCGTGGTGTTTTATGGGATTTGAATTTGTATTTATTGCAGCCATTGGATTGGGGCTGGTGTAACATTCTACGGCCAGCCTTCTTCCCGTTAGGTTTTCGTTTAATCTCAACAAACAACAACGATTTTattgaaaagcaaagaaatacaTTAAACATACACGCTGCCTGTATTTAGCtaaggctattcgaggcaggcagTGTGGGTACTCTACATACTTAAAgatatttaaaaaggaaaattagagAGATTTACAACATTATGTGACACTATCGAGGGATTTTGATTTACAGCAGAAATGTTTGCTCACACCTCCTATCTTATGCACTCAGATTTGGATTACTGTCAAAAGAAATGAactataaacaacaaaaaaatatatttttgaaatgtttattgtgttatcaCCTATCGCAGCGAAAATCAGGACATGCAAGCAAGCCAAAACTTTAAGCTAATTATCACTACCCCAGTTTATTTTCTCATGCGCGATTGACTCTTACCTTGGACGCAAAACATTCCACAAATGTCTCTGGTGTTCCAATTTTGTGAGATACACATGCAAAGAGACATCGGCTTTAaataacaaatattattatcattggtaaaaaaaaattcatgtgaCAGTAagttttgcttctttgttttgcctACATTTAGGTCCCTTTGTGTATGAAGCCTGTTATTCAATAGCTTTAGGTTCTTTCAAACCAGAAACCTAAGACTACGTTCCCCGTATTGTCCACCTGTTCATTTTTAGGAGTTTTTGTGTCTGGCTTTAGTGAACTTAGTTTTTCCTAACTTGTAATTAGCTTGGCTGGCCGCAGCGCCCAGATATCATTATCAGTATGTGTAGGGTTGAGTTttggaggaaaaataagacaaaatatATAGGACGGTTAAAGCGCAACGGGATTACCTGTAATTGAAGACGAAACATACAGTTAACTCAATATATCCCGCTTCACTGATTATCAACACCCGTAAAACCAGTGGCGTATTAAGAGGGTACTTGAATTATTACTTAACTATGACAATATTTCAAGTTTGTTATAGGGTTATTTCTAGCCTGAGATGTTCTTTTTTCTTACTTCAGTATTCTATTGTTGATAATAAAATTTCTTAACACTGCGGATAAGTTATTCTATTCTGTTAACGAAAATCATCAGTTGTCCATCAAATTAAAATCTATCCATATTGGACTTACTGCACTCCATTTTCccaacaaattttcttttctattgTAGAGCACGTGAATTTACTGTTTGTTGGTGATGTTTCCTTTTCTACGCCCTTGAAATATTACGTGGAACATGGCTATCACACTTATAATGACTCTTTCAATGAAGTGGCAAAATACGTAAAGAACGCTGATTTTTCAGTGGCCAATTTGGAATCTCCCTTTGTCAGCAAAGACATGTATCGATACAGGAAGGGGAAGCATGTCGTATTAGATGCAAGTTCAGATGCCGCGTCAGCCTTAAGGTGAAACAGTAGCTAAATCTGAATTTGCTACACAAGGTGATAAGTTAATACACAAATTTTGAAAAGGTTCAAGGACATTTACGCTCAATCCTGCTTTTATTGGTGTTTTAACCCGCTGTTAATAGtgtttaacctgtttttaactGATTTCGTTtattggtgttttaacctgctctTAATGGTggttttttattgttgattTAAACTGATTTAAACCATATTAAAAGATATTTATAACTGTTTTAAAGCAAATTCAAGgaggaaatttcaaatttagcAAAAACAACAATCATTAAGCTGTACCGTTGTTGGGACAGGCAATTTTGTTTCATCATCAATTCAGGGTACGAAATTTTCTCTAAATCGAGTTCTTACTTTGTACTGTTCGAGTTATTTCATGACACTTTGACCTACTTTcacaaaaatttccaaaaacaGTGGGATTTGATGTGAATTACTTTTCAAATACAGTGAACtctgttaatacagacactgggagggggaggagggggcTACTAgtgagaaatgaaacaagatgGTGGCAGCGATCGTCAAACTAAACTCTGTATAACTTATCCTGCCTACTGAAACACTGTGAACATTGACATGCTGTCTCATgaggtttctttttttacacttGAAAAAAGTAAGTGTACACTAGGTCATATTACAGTAAAAAGCTCACAAGAAAGAAACCGTATTAGCAGGGTTAACTGTCTatgacaggggcggatccaggattttttttaggagggggtgcactcgtctcttgctctacttccacaccaataaaccacatattttattttttgggggcagaataccagttgtattagaaaaccgcaggtcatttcaggggaggggggtgcgcaccccgtgcaccctccccctagatccgcccctgtatgAATAGTCATTGCTGAATCTTTTGACTggacaaaaaaagtttcttttttacaCGTAGTTAGGTTAGTAActttttagtgactttttttgttGATAAAAAAACGTAACTATCGTTGTCTTTATCAATGGGTGTCTGCATAAAGTGAGTcgaatttagagaaaaagtaAGGATTTTCCATAGGGCCTGGGGTCCGAACTTTCGTTATGACAAGGTGTTTATatagcgggtgtccgtaaaacAGGGTTTgaataatttaataaattatactGTCCTTGGTGCAACAATGCTGGTGTTAGTTGCTTTCCAATAGAAAAGTTGCAGAAATAAAtcacgatttttttaaaaatttatatggACAAGGGATTAGGAGACTCTGTTTCAGAACGTAATCAATGAAAATGCTGGATTTTATTTGTAGCACGCGGTTTTCACTTCTCCAGAAGCTAAAAGGTCCTgattgtttacatgtaacaaaTGTAGTTTTATTCCCCGGCTAATATTCTTGTTCTTGGGGAATCATGCAATTCCCAACAAAAGGAAGATTTTTAAGAGGGGAGATTACAAAAATGTCACGTTTCCGGAAAATTTTTAGGAATTCCCAAGCAGAAAAATAATCACTCTAAGCTTAACTGATCATTGATTGGTGCTTTGCGAATGTTTAGTGTTTTTTTGCTGGCATGGATGACGTTTAAATACCGCTAGCCTGTGTGGTTGCAGGCGTCGAAAATGGAGGGGAAAGGAGGCAAAAAGGGAGAGTGGACTGGGGAGAGTAGGAAAGGATTCCCTCTCCATTTTTTATTACGCGCATTGCTTCACCccgccccgcccccccccccccatacccGCCCCCATCCACTTTCCTCTTTTGCGCGATCAAATACTAGATTTCGTGTAAGACCTGCATGAAACCTGCAACTAAGACATATGTACTTCTGTTTTTATAAGGTTTGCTGGATTTGACGCTGTTACGCTCGCTAACAATCATTTAAACGACTTTGGCGAAAAAGGGGCCAACTTTACAACTgaggttttaaagaaaacaggCGTAAAATATATTGGTGTCACTTATGGAAAGTATGACACATCCCAGGTCAGTATTACCTGCGGTGACATTCAGCGTTGATATAAACCAGACATGCTTCCAATCTCTGTAAAACTCCTTCGAAGACTTTATACTTGGAAGAGATTTTCTGTTCTGTTTTCACTACTCTATGTGGTCTACTTGTCTCCCAAATTTTTGTTTAGGGGGCTAAGGAtccccctgccccccccccccctgcctgCTTTCTGCTCCGCCGCCTTTGTCTTATTTTATTGGAAATTTGCCCGGTGCAGCTGCCTGCAAAACAGCCCGGATTTTCGCATTGGCTCAGAACGCGCGCTTGCAAGGGGGCAAAGGAAAGGTTTGGACTGAGAGTACAAACGGAGAATGAGTTTGGCGCCTTGTAacactgattttgagaaaaaaaactccACTATTTTTCAGTCTACCGGAGCAGCAATGATGAATACTTATGTTTCTGATTTAAGTCTAGTAACTGATGCTCTTCATCACTCGTGACGTTGGACTTGGTCTACatctttttttgcctttggtTCTTCCTTGAATACTTTTCATGGTGTGGTTTTTCTTCTCGTTGTTCATAAGTCTTGCTAAGGAGtttaaggcccgtttcaaatgtcgtgctactgccgggccgaactcaattgatcgaattaaattcgactttagcacggcagtagcgcgacgtttgaaaccaagtcgtgctactgccgtgtagcacagcaagccttgccgtgctacacggcagtagctcgacttggtttcaaacgtcgcgctactgccgtgccgaactcaattcataaattataaatacattataTAAATACAAGATATCTGGCTGTGGTTAAAGAACTACCTTACAGAACGAAGACAATTCGACAGAATCAACGGATCCGACTCTGATACACACATTATAGCTCACGGAGTGCCGCAAGGGTCGGTCCTTGGACTCACGTTATTCTCCCTCTTCACAAACGACCTCCCAAAATCACTACGCTCTGCGGAAACTTATCTGTATGCAGACGACACAACAATATACTTTATCGTCATTATTGTCTTTTATTGTAGGAACCCCTAATCTTGGAGGTAAAAGGATTAAAGATTGGATTCCTTGGTTATTGTGACAGTCCTTCAGCGAACGAACTAAACTGCACTGAACTAAGAAGGCAATTTAATGTTGGCCCTGCAGCTTATAGCGATGTTATTGCCACTAAAGATGTCAGCAATTTGAAAAAGGTAGTCTCCTTACTTTGTTTATAACCTTCTGTAAAATTCTACTGTTTTGGAGTGTCATTTGGCAAAACAAAACCGCGATGAAGTTCAAGGCAGTACTGACTTACCAAGTTCAAGACAATGCCCGTTATAAATTGTGAGAGGCGCGGCGGCTAAGGGGTAGAGCTCCGGGTCCAGGTCCTCCCGGAATCATTGTGTTGTGTTCTTAGGCAAGACACTTTTCTCTCTCAAGCAGTACCTCACTCCATCCAGGTGCATAATTAGATACCGGTGAATGTTTGGTTTAATTAAGCTTAGATCTGATACTGAGACACTTGGCTCGAATGACAGACCAGGGGCAGCAGCAAATCACTTTCTGTTGCGTGTTTGGGAATCCAACGAAAATTTGCTCATTCTTGCTTACTTTTCAAATCCTTCATCACAATTATCTTGTTTGAGATCTTATATCAAAAAAGGGATTAAGTGTCTTGATCAAAACTCTTCTATATTATCGTAAAGAGTACCCGGGTTACCGCCTGTTCCGGGCGAAAAGGGGAATCTCCCCTCGTTTTCCCCCTCGTTTTCCCCGTGTACACGCTTTAACCCGCTCCCCACCATCCGACCTCCGCGCTCCACAGTAACGGAACGCCTAATACAGGCTATATCTAGGCCTTTCCAGATtctgctcggcaactttttaccaacttttaggattttgagcaacttttttgtCAGAGAGCAACTTCTAGCAACTTTTCGGAAAACTAgcacttttttgttaactttcgggcttttgaaccaaaatgctgaatgacccctttttttttttttaaataaacaagttaaaatTCTAAACATCTTTCTAGTAAAACTCATATTTTTACCCTTTGAATGGGTATCATGCAGACATGGTAATTAATTACAAGAATTGGGTTTGGGTAgcatcaacctcgttcccagggcttttcccttctcGTGAGGGGCGCCCCCCACGTCACGTGTAAACACAATGGCGGACGCAACGTTGTCTTCCGAAGACGAAGAAAtcgaacccccccccccccccccaccaaaaaaaaaaactgtcgaTTCTGTCTAACTTTTTCCAACTAGCCACTtagattcaatttttttaaaggttgcCTAATTTGTTGTAACTAGTTACTTAGTTGTACCTTAATGATGATTACAAGGCTATTGATATTAAAATCACACATGCTGTCTTAAAAATAATAGAGcaactttacaaaatttttgagcaactttttcaattttgagcaacttttgagcaactttttggcatatTTCTTAGCAACAATTAGCTTTTTCGGAGCAGAATCTGGAAAGGCCTAGCTATATCTTCGTACGCCCAGTTCTTTTCTTGGTGTTTGATAAACCATAGAACACTCTGCTATCTTGTTCCGTAAGTTAATAAAATCAGGGAGGGACTTTCGACACATTATGAATATTACAGAATTCTCACGAACGTAACCTAATTAACTCTAACCTTTACTCCCATTATTGAAAGCTAAAATGTAGCTACTGTTTATTGTTAAGGCCAAAGTGGACATCATTGTAGTTCTCATGCACTTCGGAGAAGAACTTTTTTCAAAAGCTCTCCCGTATCAGCTTCATATAACAAAGCATCTCATGTCCCTTGGCGTGCAAGTCATCATTGGAGCACATCCACACGTGCTTCAGCAACATTGTCTCCATGACAACAAGCTGGTGGCCTACAGTTTGGGGAATTTCTTGTTTCATCCGAGAAGACCAATGAGCGGAGTCAACCCGGTAATACATGACACTAAGGCCAGATAAATGATCACAAAAACTGATCCAGGTCGTCATCTATCTGGCCTTGTCTAATACATCATAAACCTCTCATGGTATGTTAACAGTGACGATATTATCAAATGCAAACACCGAAAACCGGAAACATAAAACTAGGACCGCTTTGTTTGCTTCTCAGATCACAGGGATCGAAAACAATCTGTATGTGTAACCGATTGTTTacattttatagtaaatgtactggatttaccgtttgcttcacctacaGCGATATATATAAATCACTGTTTTCCGCAGGCTAATTTTATCCTGGTAATGAAGAGGAAAGCCGGTATATTTAAGGTCGTGTGATACGTTTTAAAGGACCTTCCTCTTAATTATGCCAAAGAGgtaaatttatttaattcattTCAGTGATTCTGTGACAATTAGCAAATGGAATAAGCAGACATGGAATTAGAATGAGGCACATGAAGCGTTTTCCTTATGAGCTAACGATTACCTTTATcctttgcatttatttatttatttatttatttatttatttatttatttacagggTGTGTATGGACGATTTGGCAAGAAACCTGATGAAAAATTAATAGATGCTTACGAGCAATTTGTTCTTGGAAACTGTGACAACTTGAAGATGAGTCGAATTCTTAAAGTTACCTTGTCTAGGTAGGAGGAAGAACTGAAATCCGTAATGTACGATAGTTTTTAAACCAGCTCTTTAGAAATGCTATTTGGGCCATGGATAATCCATTATCTTTTTTACCTTAGTTTTATTACACGATATACGCACGCCTAGGTGATGACGAACAATCACGTGTTTATAGTCCCGTTGAAGCTCCCAGTCACGTGATATGCTCGATTtgttaaattttgggctacaaCATAAGCAATTCCAGAGATGAACAAAACATGAAGAAATTAGCCAGAAATCCTATTTTGAGGCGAATGAcacaaaaaataacattttatgaGACAGTCTGCAACAACATGCTGGGAGTTTGTCCGCCAATAATTGGTGGACTGCGCCTTATTTTCCTGAGTTTACTAGATTTCAACTGACatttgagttgttttgtttctttcagaAATGGTGTTTTAGGGGCTTCTTATCTACCTGCAAAAATCGTATTTGACCCTAAAAATAAACGAATTCACCCAGAGCCAATAAAGAACGCCAAATGGATTACAGTTTGTGGAAAGAAGGATAAGCAATGTGTAGACAGTTGCCATGATCCCCCACCAAGAAAAAACCAAACTTAATCTGGCTAACCGTTAATTATCCAATTTGCTGTTAATAGAACAAACATTTTTGTATTTGGTTCTGATGTTGTTCTTTGTGTTCGTATAGGTATCtatattttttcttcatgtGATGAAAATCCGTCAGAAAAAATTGTTTCCAGTTTTAAATTGCTCACATAGACTTagtaaaactttgaaaatactTCTTTGCCTAACCTGTGTATACCATACTGAACGGAGAAGGAAACGAGAATGTGAAAGCAGCATAGTTTTAACGAGCATCGAACAAGCAATTTTATCACCCTACTTAGTGTGTAAATTTCTCTGCCTTAAATGCGCAACTACGacatgaaatttctttctctgATTTCGCGTTCTATGAGAGGGGGTAAATACAAGAAGACGtttaatattatcatttttgTGGCGGGTTTgcataattattgcataaattATGCGATAATTATGCATACCCGCCACTATGGTATAGCGGGGCAAGGCATTATAAGTACCTTATATTTTGTGAATAAGAGGTCCTGAAAAATTCAAtaccaagaaagaaaataaggttCAACAGACACCAGTAAGCTGCTTGGGTGGAGAGCTAGATGTTTTGCACATTATAAGATATTTTTCTCTTACCGAGACAGTTTTGCTCTCaatgttgttttctttgagggAAGGAGGTgggttgtttattttattttattttattttgcctttCGGCCTTATGTTAACTTTtggaaacgaaaacaaaaatatatgaataaaagaTCCGATAGTCAGTTGCTTGTTGAAgcatttaacaagaaaaaactgaacttAAAAACGTTACTCGACGTTTCGATGTATGTTTTGATTCGTGCTAAGCTTTTCTATTAATAAATCTACATAACAATGAAGTATGCACGAATACAATCTAATTTATTCAAACCTCAGCTCTTTAAACAACTCTGAAACTTAACATTTCTCACTCTTGATAATGATGTGTGATACATCGAAACGTCGAACGTATtagtttcattttatattttgtatGTTCGAGCGAATTCGGAACTTCGTCATTTGCGCGCATGTTTTTCACAAACGTTGCTTTGTCTGAAATGGATTCAATTAATTAGCTGGGTAACAAAATTTCGTTTGTAGTGGCCGCTTACGCCCGGCTTCAGTGCTCTCTCCTGtggcagaggcctctttgtgtcgtAAGAAGGCTGGGGAGAAGGGAAAGAAAGCGCGCAgggcacgatgggaaggggaTAGAGAGGAAGAGAGACGAGGCTCCtgtcttttttctcttcccATCCACACCTGCGCGCTAACTGTGCTATTTTTAGtgggatacccagcgggagcctcgGCGGAGGAGAGACCGGCGCTTTGGTGGGCTTCAGTTCCGGCCAGAAACCAGTCCAATCGTTGCAGTCTTCTTCGGGTGCTTGTTGCTGTTGGTGGTGGTGTTTTGCGGTCTCAAATGAGTCTTTATCTTAACTGAAGCTTTAAAAAAGtggagtgttttcacatgacgtcacggcggcctgCAGTGGTGTTGATCAtgaacttttttcttatgtacACGCTTTTTTTTGCTCCAATTAATTTGCGTAGATGCTGGCCACTTGATTGCAAACGCTCTACTGAAATACATGTAGTTGTTTTGAAGTTGAAGCGACGTTTTCGATCGGATCAAGCCCCTAAGTATTCGATCTTTGACACTGTGGGTCCTCGTCACTACAAACTTCAATCCAGAGTAAATCATTTTCGGGTTTAATGTACACTTGTTTCTTTGCTGAGTCAAACGCAAGTTTTACTGGCAAATAATCGGCAAATTCCACACCTTTTCTGTAAGAGATAGTCGATACATTAATATAAAATCAGACCAGTCAGGCCAAAGCAAgtgaaacattattttttattgccaTGATGGCATCGAAAACACACTCAGCACCTCCAGGGATTCGTCCTTTTTAGTTCGGTTTTGACTGTCATTAGTCAGCAAACacattagagtggttttcgtttgagtgtcgtaaaaccaaaaccaaagtaattactctggccaatcacataggacacagacaatacattgaaccaatcaaaactcgaagtaattacatgtggctgacgcaaagcgcgggaaaatgcatgcgagcgcgtcaaaattggctttggttttacttctgattggatgaaaaggtggcgcgaatcttttaagccaatcgcatcgtgtagaaagtgcaaaaccaattacttttcgacactcaaatgaaaaccgctctatcagcAAACACATTATCGTGAATCCAGGCCCAGAATATGTAACTAAATAATGGATAATACGTTTTAAATCTAGTTTTTCCAAAAATCACTAACGGGAAAGGACATCTTTTTGTGTTATGAAGAAGGTTTAGATACCGAACTCTAATTACCGAAACAGTGAGTAAACTTAAGCTCAGTTTTGAATTACTTTGAAGTTGGTTCAAAGACTCTTCGCTTAACTAGGGAAGGTTTTCTTCTAGATAATTTTGCCTATACTTGGATCAGTATTAACTATTGGCAGCCTTTATACGCAAGCTTACCTTGAAACTTTCACTCGAAAGAGCTgacttgttttgaaaaattcaCCGTCTCCTAGAGCAAGTTTTTCGTAAATGGCGATTAGATCTTCGTCTGGTTTTGATCCTAATCTACCGTAGATCCTCTGGAAAAGGAACCATCAATCATGATCAGAAATGATCGCATTCCTTCCCCCCTTCTTCCTATAGTTTTCCCAAATTTTTCTGCGCAACTATTTTTTGTTATAAAGCGTCCTTTCCTTAGCCTAACTTCAGTTTAAGCCATTTCATTTACTCTCAAGATCGCGTTGTCATTTGGATGACGTCACAACATAGTTTTTTACACCATATCAGGTTATCTAGGTAAAAAGAATCTATAATAATCTAAAAATACACAAATTAATACTTAAATTTTTAATTGAGAAGTACACCCAGAAAAAAGAGCAAAGTTCAATTATTACGTTTACGCGCGACATTTCATgcattgtctctattttatcaAATACACACGTAAAATTGTGCGATAGTAGAAATTCACTTTTAGGGAACTCTTAAAATAAAAGGATACATTACCGGATCATTACCACCAAGAACACGAGCAGGAGGAAAGAAGAAGTTGCCCAAACCGAACTTTACCAGCCTGTTGCCATGGATACTATGTGGCTGAATCACGTGGGAGTGTGAGCCAATGATTAAGTGTACTCCCAGGGACAGCAGATGATCAGTCACTTGAAGCTGGTATGGAACTGGTTTCAAGAATAGTTCTCTACCCCAGTGAATATAGACAACCACGATGTCGACCTTGCTCTGCAAATGTTTTAAAGGTAAGAAGGTAAAGCCCCCATCCGGTTTTTGATGTATATGTGCCAGAGGTTTAAAATCATTTGTGAGATCTTTAAGGTACCTTTAATCTGTTTACATCTCTTTCCGCAATATCCTTGCTGTAAATAGCAGGACCCGCGTTAAACTTCATCCGCATCTCAGAACAGTTCTGTATCCTTTTTGGCGTCATGTGGTGACAATAACCCAGAAATCCAATCTTCAGTGCTTTCTTCTCTATAATAAGAGGAACCTAAAAAAGAGATCAGAATGATTATTACCAATGCGACAAGACCAAGCAGAAGAAACGTCCACTTTCTATCCCATTATATCACTAGTCTTCAAGAGCAAAACTTGCATTCACACTACCCTCAGTAAAAGAAAAGAGTGGGCCATTTCTAAATTGGAAGCAGCTTCTTATCTTTGTTGATGCGATTCCTGTTGCTTTTTCCTGAGCCTTTCTATGGGTATCTGCTAGCTGCGGACGTAGTTTTCTAACGCGTTTTCCACTAAATCATCGGTTTTCAACAAAAACGCgtatcaagaattgttttgcgaGGTAACGCTGCTACTTTGACGACGAGAAAAGAAACCAACAGCTCAtaagaaaaacacaaacttagATCCTGCAGcactttttttgtacaactTTCCTCGTAAAACTTGATCACCGCCGGAATGGCAGTGCGATAAGACCACGGTCAGTTTTTTCGGCGATCGTCGCGACTTCGATCAGTCTTCGGAAATACCCATAGAGTCTCATTCCTTCATAATGAAActacattcttttttacacgCATATTTTCTTAAGGGAAAGCTTTCATATTCCACACACTATACAGACTATTTGCTCACTAGCAAGATACTAATCTCTACCCAGATCTTCCAAGGCAACGCGAAAGGGAGATTTCAGTTTTCAGCGtaagacagagtgagatctggggaCGAGATCAGGAAGATACCTGTG
The sequence above is a segment of the Porites lutea chromosome 3, jaPorLute2.1, whole genome shotgun sequence genome. Coding sequences within it:
- the LOC140930034 gene encoding capsule biosynthesis protein CapA-like → MNCACVSRSSTLENSAESGKNKTAATSGGAGHGEHVNLLFVGDVSFSTPLKYYVEHGYHTYNDSFNEVAKYVKNADFSVANLESPFVSKDMYRYRKGKHVVLDASSDAASALRFAGFDAVTLANNHLNDFGEKGANFTTEVLKKTGVKYIGVTYGKYDTSQEPLILEVKGLKIGFLGYCDSPSANELNCTELRRQFNVGPAAYSDVIATKDVSNLKKAKVDIIVVLMHFGEELFSKALPYQLHITKHLMSLGVQVIIGAHPHVLQQHCLHDNKLVAYSLGNFLFHPRRPMSGVNPGVYGRFGKKPDEKLIDAYEQFVLGNCDNLKMSRILKVTLSRNGVLGASYLPAKIVFDPKNKRIHPEPIKNAKWITVCGKKDKQCVDSCHDPPPRKNQT
- the LOC140929446 gene encoding capsule biosynthesis protein CapA-like; this translates as MEIFNSARFLLFYSVLLISFVYGRLTGLADQVTLLFVGDITFSGPVRYYVEHNHQSYNTCFVEVASFIRAADISVANLETPLVNATVFSHKCQKQVVLDSSPQSASSLRFAGFNAVSVANNHFNDFGGVGANFTVNVLKSAGIDYFGATYGPFNSSQVPLIIEKKALKIGFLGYCHHMTPKRIQNCSEMRMKFNAGPAIYSKDIAERDVNRLKSKVDIVVVYIHWGRELFLKPVPYQLQVTDHLLSLGVHLIIGSHSHVIQPHSIHGNRLVKFGLGNFFFPPARVLGGNDPRIYGRLGSKPDEDLIAIYEKLALGDGEFFKTSQLFRVKVSRKGVEFADYLPVKLAFDSAKKQVYIKPENDLLWIEVCSDEDPQCQRSNT